A genomic segment from Thamnophis elegans isolate rThaEle1 chromosome 3, rThaEle1.pri, whole genome shotgun sequence encodes:
- the GRP gene encoding gastrin-releasing peptide yields MARPETLPLLPKPRGQPFPLLALVAVALLLQGLGGRAASFQGVDGAPPMAKIYPRGSHWAVGHFMGKKSTGDFPYLYEDRQEMPFPLLPDNAKQPASYLQQDESFKALLKRMEEDEDQNTPVLREELPFSSKNVWGTEESSSFKDIVELLLQVLDKKESTPS; encoded by the exons ATGGCCCGCCCGGAGACCTTGCCGCTCCTGCCGAAGCCCCGCGGGCAACCCTTCCCGCTCCTGGCTCTCGTCGCCGTCGCGCTGCTCCTGCAAGGGCTCGGCGGGCGGGCGGCTTCTTTCCAGGGCGTCGACGGAGCGCCCCCGATGGCTAAGATCTACCCCCGAGGCAGCCACTGGGCAGTGG GGCACTTTATGGGGAAAAAGAGCACTGGAGATTTTCCTTACCTATATGAAGACCGGCAAGAGATGCCCTTCCCTTTGCTGCCAGATAATGCCAAACAGCCGGCCAGCTATTTGCAACAGGACGAATCCTTCAAGGCGCTGCTCAAACGCATGGAAGAGGATGAAGATCAAAATACTCCGGTTCTCCGGGAAGAGTTGCCTTTTTCTTCCAAGAATGTCTGGGGGACAGAGGAAAGCAGCAGCTTCAAAGAT ATAGTGGAGCTCCTGTTGCAAGTACTGGATAAAAAGGAAAGCACTCCAAGTTGA